The genomic region taTCTGATTGCTCATCCCTTCATTATTCCTTTCATTCTTTCCTTTTATCATTTCCTAATCAATtcatcttttattctttttttatactttctctttttctcttttgtattgttttattccCCATCATTCTCATTTCTTTGCCCatactccttttttttaaacgtacTTGCTTTCTGTCCTGATCGTCTACTAACTCACTTCCTtttcttattcttcttattttttttgctctttgtatctttcttccctcctcctTTTGCCCTCCATCTTTTCGTCCCTCCCTCTCGGCTCTCCTCTCCAGTTGCTGTCGCTCTGAGGAACCAGAAAGTCACCATATCTGGAGGCAATGGCCAAGTCACCGAGGTCTCCACCTCTGTGTCCATCCCGCCGCTCACTCACCTGACGCTCTGCTTTGAGCTGGAGCGCAGCCGCCACAAACAGGTACCAGCACCCAGCCTGAAGGCGGCACCGTGGAGTCACTGAAGACCCTGAAGACTTGTTTGAAATCAGAAGTATTTTAATGGAACAGAAAAACTCAACTGGCTTTACTTTACAGGAGGCCGGtcacagcagctccatacatgttcctaggattttaggatatttcaaggattgacagacatttctaggattttagggcttttctaggattttaggatattagggtcttagctaggccCTCTGTTggggctctttttttgatcaacaagctctattttgattctgttttatgctctctggcaccttGTGGATactaaaaggtcaaaaacaattcacagtgtgaatcactttaattTTGATTGTCAATCAGAAAATGTCTGGGGGCCAGATTGGCCCTCGGGCCATAAGTCGAGTATCAGTGGTCAATAAGTGGTGGTGAACCTGTTTTCTCCGTCTCTGAACAGAAAGAGTGGATCTTCACCTACTCGGACAGCAGCAGCGGCGTGGCTCTGAGTTTGGGCTCCGATCAGTCCGGTATGAAGATGATTGTTGACGGAGTGACGTGTCCCATTGACTCCATCATCTCCTCCTCTGACTTCACCTCTACCATGAAGCCTTTCTGTTTCCTGTGGACTTCATCAAACGGCCGGGTGGCGGTTTATTTCAACAGGAACTACTGGGCCAagacctgctcctcctccacgGGACACTCTGTCCCTGCTGGAGGACGCTTCCGCTTAGGAGGTGAGGTTTATCTTTTCATTCTTACTGGAAGTAATGAATTAAGGATCTCTGACACATCtatcagctgtttgtttgttgaaaagAGTTTTGCACACTTTGAGTTAGAA from Plectropomus leopardus isolate mb unplaced genomic scaffold, YSFRI_Pleo_2.0 unplaced_scaffold1625, whole genome shotgun sequence harbors:
- the LOC121964594 gene encoding adhesion G-protein coupled receptor G6-like, which codes for MSASEQHHNQHHISIMSASEQHQSSIMSASEQHHISIMSASEQHHISIISASEQHHSSIIAAPKLLLADYLTGTVAVALRNQKVTISGGNGQVTEVSTSVSIPPLTHLTLCFELERSRHKQKEWIFTYSDSSSGVALSLGSDQSGMKMIVDGVTCPIDSIISSSDFTSTMKPFCFLWTSSNGRVAVYFNRNYWAKTCSSSTGHSVPAGGRFRLG